The genomic interval TCCAGCGTCACGGTGTCCAGGGCGCGGCGAAGGGAATCGGACATGGGTGCGTTCATCGGTGTCTCCGTTTGTTTTGTGTTTGAAGCAAAGTGTAGGGTTGCAACCCAGATAAAGGTTTGCGTTTTTCGCTCTGAATCAGCCTCTTTGCGCAAGATTCTTTCTAAAATCTTCACATAACGAAACAAAGGAGCGCAAGCTTGGAAACACTCGACAAATTTGATCTTGCCATCTTGGGCGAATTACAAGCCGATGCACGCCTGACCAATGCAGAGTTGGCGCAACGCGTGGGCCTGAGCGCCGCGCCATGTTGGCGGCGTGTGCGTGTGCTCGAAGAAGAGGGCTACATCACGGGTTACCGCGCTGAAATCAACCGCCACAAAATTGGTTTGGGCGTGTTGGCATTTGTGCGAGTAGATGCCGAACGCAACACGGGCGATGTGGCGCGCAAACTCGAAGTGGCGATTCGCAAAATTCCGGAAATCGTGGCTTGCCACTACATCAGCGGCACCGGCACGTTTGAGCTGCAAGTGGTGTCTCAAGACTTAGAAAGCTTCAGCCAATTTGCACGCGAGGTGCTGATCAACTTGCCACACGTGAAGGACATTCACACCAGTTTTTCCTTGGGCGAAGTCAAAGCCAGCGGCGCCTTGCCACTGACGCATTTGAAAAAATAAATCAGCGGTTCATCACTTGGGCCACAACACCCACAAACGCAGGCCCTGCTTCATGCGGCCCGCAAAGTCGCCCGCCTCTGGCCCTGTGCCGGCAAAGTAATCGGCACGCACCGCGCCCACGATGGCGCTGCCGGTGTCTTGCGCAAACACCAAGCGCTGCAAGTTGGCATTCGGGCCCGCACTGGCCAACCACACCGGCGTGCCATAAGGAATCGAGTCTTTGTCCACCGCAATGGAGCGGCCAGAGGTCAGCGGCACACCTTGTGCGCCGCGTGGCCCTAGGTCGGCCTCAGCTGCGCTGCGCGTTTCCTCGCGGAAAAACACATAGCGGGGGTTGCTCCACAACATCTCTTGCACCAAGCGCGGGTTGCTTTGTTGTGCGCTGACAATCCAAGCTTTGATGCCGGGCCAAGAAGCATCGCGAATCAAGCCGCGGTCCAACAACCAACGGCCCACGCTTTGGTACGGCTGTTCGTTCGAGCCTGCAAACGCCAAGCGCACGATGCGCGTGGTGCCATCGGGGTTGGCGATGCGCACGCGGCCCGAACCTTGGATGTGCAACACCAAGGCGTCAATCGGGTCAGCGAGCCACGCCACTTCTCGGCCACGCAAGGCATCACGCGCTTGAGGGTTGGTGTCGATCTCTTGTCGGCTGAACCACGGGCGACCTGCGCGACGCGCTTCGGCCAAGCCCTCGGGCGGCGCGTACAAAGGCACTTCAAAACCGGGGCGCATTTGGGCCGACGCATCAAACAACGGCTCGTAATAGCTGGTGAGCAAACCGTCGCTCGCACCATCCAAAGATTCAACCCGATACGGCTGCAAGCGGCCCATCATCCACAGGCGGCGGTCATCGTCGCTGCCCAGCATGAGCTGACGCACATCTTTGCAAAGAGGCGCAAACAAAGGGCCGGGGCGTTCGCAGTTTTGCAGCCACGCATTCCATGCGTCTTGCATTTGGTCGTTTTGCCAGCCGGGCACCTCGCTCCACGACGCAGCCACCCAGCGGCTGCGATAACTCTGTTGGGGACTCGGTGTGCCAGGCGTGCCTGCCAAGCTGCCTGTCGTGCGCGGCGCATCCGCAGGGGTTCGCGCAGCTGAAGGCGGCGTGCGTCCGTAGTCGCTCACAGGTGCATGGCGCGTGGTGCCGCAAGCCACCAAGCTTCCTACAATCAAGGCCCACGTCAAACGCCACAGGATTTGTCTCATGCTGTTAATTTTGCTAGAAGCGCTCGGCGCAGGTTGCATCTTGGTATTGATCGTGTGGTGGACCATGTTCTCAGGTCGTGCAGAGGCCGAAGCAGAGCACCGTGCGGCGCAGCAAGAAGCCGCCAAAGACAAGCCGTGACTCACTCGCCGCGCAGCAAGTTGGCCAACTCGACGGCCGACTTCACATTCATTTTGTCAAACACGCGGGCGCGGTGCACTTCCACCGTACGCACGCTGATGTCGAGCTGATCTGCGATCAGTTTGTTGGGCAAGCCCTCCACCACCAAGTGCATCACGTCGCGTTCGCGCT from Limnohabitans curvus carries:
- a CDS encoding Lrp/AsnC family transcriptional regulator, which produces METLDKFDLAILGELQADARLTNAELAQRVGLSAAPCWRRVRVLEEEGYITGYRAEINRHKIGLGVLAFVRVDAERNTGDVARKLEVAIRKIPEIVACHYISGTGTFELQVVSQDLESFSQFAREVLINLPHVKDIHTSFSLGEVKASGALPLTHLKK
- the mltA gene encoding murein transglycosylase A, which codes for MVHHTINTKMQPAPSASSKINSMRQILWRLTWALIVGSLVACGTTRHAPVSDYGRTPPSAARTPADAPRTTGSLAGTPGTPSPQQSYRSRWVAASWSEVPGWQNDQMQDAWNAWLQNCERPGPLFAPLCKDVRQLMLGSDDDRRLWMMGRLQPYRVESLDGASDGLLTSYYEPLFDASAQMRPGFEVPLYAPPEGLAEARRAGRPWFSRQEIDTNPQARDALRGREVAWLADPIDALVLHIQGSGRVRIANPDGTTRIVRLAFAGSNEQPYQSVGRWLLDRGLIRDASWPGIKAWIVSAQQSNPRLVQEMLWSNPRYVFFREETRSAAEADLGPRGAQGVPLTSGRSIAVDKDSIPYGTPVWLASAGPNANLQRLVFAQDTGSAIVGAVRADYFAGTGPEAGDFAGRMKQGLRLWVLWPK